The proteins below come from a single Thermopolyspora flexuosa genomic window:
- a CDS encoding helix-turn-helix transcriptional regulator produces the protein MTADDLGVLGALRDPVRRRLYEYVVAQGREVSRGEAAEAVGIQRTLAAFHLDRLVEAGLLEAGSRRLTGRTGPGSGRPAKVYRRAATEHQVSVPPRDYRTLALLLADVVAALEADRRAEDAARRAGESIGAAEPRDADLEAVLAARGYEPYPDEQGALRLRNCPFHLAAERQPTLVCAMNLALCEGLLKGLGRDGEVAAVLDPRPGECCVAFRPPPEDASKNKNY, from the coding sequence ATGACCGCGGACGATCTGGGCGTGCTCGGCGCGCTGCGGGACCCGGTGCGCCGGCGGCTCTACGAGTACGTGGTCGCGCAGGGGCGCGAGGTGAGCCGCGGCGAGGCCGCCGAGGCGGTCGGCATCCAGCGCACCCTCGCCGCGTTCCACCTCGACCGGCTGGTCGAGGCGGGCCTGCTCGAGGCCGGCTCGCGGCGGCTGACCGGGCGCACCGGGCCGGGCAGCGGCCGCCCGGCGAAGGTCTACCGCCGGGCCGCCACCGAGCACCAGGTGAGCGTGCCGCCCCGCGACTACCGCACGCTCGCCCTGCTCCTCGCCGACGTGGTCGCGGCGCTGGAGGCGGACCGGCGGGCCGAGGACGCGGCCCGCCGGGCGGGCGAGTCGATCGGCGCCGCCGAGCCGCGTGACGCCGATCTGGAGGCGGTGCTGGCGGCCCGCGGCTACGAGCCGTACCCCGACGAGCAGGGCGCGCTGCGGCTGCGCAACTGCCCCTTCCACCTCGCCGCCGAGCGGCAGCCGACCCTGGTCTGCGCGATGAACCTCGCGCTGTGCGAGGGCCTGCTCAAGGGGCTGGGCCGGGACGGCGAGGTGGCCGCGGTGCTCGATCCGCGGCCGGGGGAGTGCTGCGTCGCGTTCCGCCCGCCGCCGGAGGACGCTTCTAAAAACAAGAATTATTGA
- the prcB gene encoding proteasome subunit beta — protein MSPMMLDTGSPSFTEFLSSYAPHLLPWRRGVPAEPVGDQIPHATTIVAATFAGGVVMAGDRRATSGNMISQRDIEKVFRTDEYSCVGIAGTASIGIELARLYCVELEHYEKREGRVLSAEGKANRLATMIRGNLPMAMQGLAVVPMFVAYDPDRGEGRIFSYDVGGGPYEQKNYAAIGSGSIFARGALKKLYRENASAEDTVLVCLQALYDAADDDAATGGPDVYRQIYPVVAVIDEEGFRRLSDEEVEAHVRSLLEGRSQSPDGPHAPLR, from the coding sequence ATGAGTCCGATGATGCTCGACACGGGCAGCCCGTCGTTCACGGAGTTCCTCAGCTCCTACGCCCCCCACCTCCTGCCCTGGCGCCGAGGGGTGCCGGCCGAACCGGTCGGGGACCAGATCCCGCACGCGACGACGATCGTCGCCGCGACCTTCGCCGGCGGCGTGGTGATGGCCGGCGACCGGCGGGCGACCTCCGGCAACATGATCTCCCAGCGTGACATCGAGAAGGTGTTCCGCACCGACGAATACTCCTGTGTGGGCATCGCGGGCACCGCGAGCATCGGAATCGAGCTGGCCCGGTTGTACTGCGTGGAGCTGGAGCACTACGAGAAGCGCGAGGGGCGCGTGCTCTCCGCCGAGGGCAAGGCGAACCGGCTCGCCACGATGATCCGCGGCAACCTTCCCATGGCGATGCAGGGGCTGGCGGTCGTGCCGATGTTCGTCGCCTACGACCCCGACCGGGGCGAGGGCCGCATCTTCAGCTACGACGTGGGCGGCGGGCCGTACGAGCAGAAGAACTACGCGGCGATCGGCTCCGGCTCGATCTTCGCCCGGGGCGCGCTGAAGAAGCTCTACCGGGAGAACGCCTCGGCCGAGGACACCGTGCTCGTCTGCCTGCAGGCGCTCTACGACGCGGCCGACGACGACGCCGCCACCGGCGGGCCGGACGTGTACCGGCAGATCTACCCGGTCGTCGCCGTGATCGACGAGGAGGGCTTCCGGCGCCTGTCCGACGAGGAGGTCGAGGCGCACGTGCGGTCCCTGCTGGAAGGCCGCAGCCAGTCCCCGGACGGACCCCACGCCCCGCTGCGATAG
- a CDS encoding DUF3291 domain-containing protein has product MHLAQLNVARMVAPLDSPVMADFVAGLEHINRLADSWPGFVWRLKGSGPTGTTPDTEDERVLVNLSVWESREALWSYTYRSEHLRFMQRRREWFEPLRQPHLVMWWIPQGVIPTVPEAMERLRRLREEGPSPEAFTFRDFYEPTGERRLERI; this is encoded by the coding sequence ATGCATCTGGCACAGCTGAACGTGGCACGCATGGTCGCGCCCCTCGACTCCCCGGTGATGGCGGACTTCGTGGCCGGCCTCGAGCACATCAACCGGCTCGCCGACTCCTGGCCGGGCTTCGTGTGGCGGCTCAAGGGCAGCGGGCCGACCGGTACCACGCCGGACACCGAGGACGAGCGCGTGCTCGTCAACCTGTCGGTCTGGGAGTCGCGCGAGGCGCTGTGGAGCTACACCTACCGCAGCGAGCACCTGCGGTTCATGCAGCGGCGGCGGGAGTGGTTCGAGCCGCTGCGGCAGCCGCACCTGGTGATGTGGTGGATCCCGCAGGGCGTGATCCCCACCGTGCCGGAGGCGATGGAACGGCTGCGCAGGCTCCGCGAGGAGGGGCCGAGCCCCGAGGCGTTCACCTTCCGGGACTTCTACGAGCCGACGGGGGAGCGGCGCCTCGAGCGCATCTGA
- a CDS encoding acyltransferase family protein — MSRFDRLFAGRAESPAADRAGAPGPAAAGSGHARLEELDLLRFLAALAVVVFHYMAASKSLWGVQPTRIFPSVAPLSVLGILGVELFFVISGFVILMSVMGRTAGEFAISRFTRLFPAYWFSVLAIFLLYTLTDVQGFRPNLSPTDYVVNLTMLQQGLGVGHASGVYWSLWVELRFYVIMAVFALIGITVRRVLIFMALWLVAAAYVGNHEAPVLETLLIPHHAPYFVAGMGFYLIHRYGSSFITWAIVAGAYAFALREATERVAGRVKMVGAKDFPAPEWAVMIAITLIFAVVALVALGGLRWLRWRGLVTLGALTYPLYLLHQTVSAVLIPALEERMNAWLVVGITVGTSLVLSYGVWRFIEKPAQRLLKPRLAASLHGLRELSAKVSESPPKKDQTPQRGYIHTVSVPELLGRDGRGTV, encoded by the coding sequence GTCCCCGGCCGCGGACCGGGCCGGAGCACCCGGGCCGGCCGCGGCAGGGAGCGGACACGCCCGCCTGGAGGAACTCGATCTGCTGAGGTTCCTCGCCGCCCTGGCGGTCGTGGTCTTCCACTACATGGCCGCGAGCAAGTCCCTGTGGGGCGTGCAGCCGACCCGGATCTTCCCCAGCGTGGCCCCGCTGAGCGTGCTCGGCATCCTCGGGGTCGAGCTGTTCTTCGTGATCAGCGGCTTCGTGATCCTCATGAGCGTCATGGGACGCACCGCCGGGGAGTTCGCGATCTCCCGGTTCACCCGGCTCTTCCCGGCCTACTGGTTCAGCGTCCTGGCGATCTTCCTGCTCTACACCCTCACCGACGTGCAGGGGTTCCGGCCGAACCTGTCGCCGACCGACTACGTGGTCAACCTCACCATGCTGCAGCAGGGCCTCGGCGTCGGGCACGCGAGCGGCGTCTACTGGTCGCTCTGGGTGGAGCTGCGGTTCTACGTGATCATGGCGGTGTTCGCCCTGATCGGCATCACCGTCCGGCGCGTGCTGATCTTCATGGCCCTCTGGCTGGTGGCCGCGGCGTACGTCGGCAACCACGAGGCCCCGGTGCTGGAGACCCTGCTCATCCCGCACCACGCGCCGTACTTCGTCGCGGGCATGGGGTTCTACCTCATCCACCGGTACGGCTCCTCGTTCATCACCTGGGCGATCGTCGCCGGCGCCTACGCGTTCGCGCTGCGTGAGGCCACCGAGCGGGTCGCCGGGCGGGTGAAGATGGTCGGCGCCAAGGACTTCCCGGCGCCCGAGTGGGCGGTGATGATCGCGATCACGCTGATCTTCGCGGTGGTGGCGCTCGTCGCGCTCGGCGGGCTGCGGTGGCTGCGCTGGCGCGGCCTGGTCACCCTGGGCGCCCTGACGTACCCGCTCTACCTGCTCCACCAGACCGTCTCGGCGGTGCTCATCCCCGCGCTCGAGGAGCGCATGAACGCCTGGCTGGTGGTCGGCATCACCGTGGGCACCTCGCTCGTCCTGTCCTACGGTGTCTGGCGTTTCATCGAAAAGCCCGCGCAACGTCTCCTTAAACCGCGGTTGGCGGCCTCATTGCATGGACTTCGGGAGCTATCCGCAAAAGTTTCCGAATCACCACCTAAGAAGGATCAGACGCCGCAAAGGGGGTACATACACACAGTTTCCGTCCCGGAACTGTTAGGCCGCGATGGCCGCGGGACGGTCTAG
- a CDS encoding DUF3866 family protein, which translates to MIRWRKGTVTAVRREWTGAVELDVAIGDGEGREQCRALAYPALVGRPEPGDTVLLNTTALALGLGTGGYAMVVAVPDRLPQDPSGPGHLVKARYTPLQATVLGADEQGSPYHEVLREADDLGGMPVVVADLHSAVPAILAGLYGSRPGTKVAYVMLDGGALPAWFSMSCARLREAGWLCGVITVGQAFGGDVETVTVHTGLLAARHVLGAEVAIVAQGPGNLGTGTRWGFSGVAAGEAVNAAAVLGGRPVAALRVSEGDARERHLGVSHHSLTAYGRVALARAQVVVPRLPGEFGERVAKQAEPLGERHELVEVGVDGLRELLERCPVRLSSMGRGLDQDEACFLASAAAGRHVATLLSQGAP; encoded by the coding sequence GTGATCAGGTGGCGCAAGGGCACGGTGACGGCGGTCCGGCGTGAGTGGACGGGGGCGGTCGAGCTGGACGTCGCCATCGGCGACGGGGAGGGGCGCGAGCAGTGCCGCGCGCTCGCCTATCCGGCGCTGGTGGGACGTCCCGAGCCGGGCGACACGGTGCTGCTGAACACCACCGCGCTCGCCCTGGGGCTCGGTACGGGAGGGTACGCCATGGTGGTCGCCGTTCCGGACCGTTTGCCACAAGATCCGTCCGGACCCGGCCATCTGGTCAAGGCCCGCTACACGCCGCTGCAGGCCACCGTGCTCGGCGCGGACGAGCAGGGCTCGCCGTACCACGAGGTGCTGCGGGAGGCCGACGACCTGGGCGGCATGCCGGTGGTCGTGGCCGACCTGCACTCCGCGGTCCCGGCGATCCTCGCCGGGCTGTACGGCTCGCGCCCCGGCACGAAGGTGGCGTACGTGATGCTCGACGGCGGGGCGCTGCCGGCCTGGTTCTCGATGTCGTGCGCGCGGCTGCGCGAGGCAGGCTGGCTGTGCGGGGTGATCACGGTCGGGCAGGCGTTCGGCGGCGACGTGGAGACGGTGACCGTGCACACCGGGCTGCTCGCCGCGCGGCACGTGCTCGGCGCCGAGGTCGCGATCGTGGCGCAGGGGCCGGGCAACCTCGGCACCGGCACCCGGTGGGGGTTCTCCGGGGTGGCCGCCGGGGAGGCGGTCAACGCGGCCGCGGTGCTCGGCGGGCGGCCGGTGGCCGCGCTGCGGGTGAGCGAGGGCGACGCCCGGGAGCGGCACCTGGGCGTGTCCCACCACTCGCTCACCGCCTACGGCCGGGTCGCGCTCGCCCGGGCCCAGGTGGTGGTGCCGCGGCTGCCGGGCGAGTTCGGCGAGCGGGTGGCGAAGCAGGCCGAGCCGCTGGGCGAGCGGCACGAGCTGGTCGAGGTCGGCGTGGACGGCCTGCGGGAGCTGCTGGAGCGCTGCCCGGTCCGGCTGTCGTCGATGGGCCGGGGGCTCGACCAGGACGAGGCCTGCTTCCTCGCCTCGGCCGCGGCCGGCCGTCACGTCGCCACCCTGCTCTCCCAGGGCGCTCCGTAG
- the dop gene encoding depupylase/deamidase Dop, whose product MTVRRVMGIETEYGISVPGQPGANAMVTSSQVVNAYLAASAARARRARWDFEEENPLRDARGFDLAREVADPSQLTDEDLGLANVILTNGARLYVDHAHPEYSTPECTNPRAAVIWDKAGERVMYDAAMRASALPGNAPIQLYKNNTDNKGASYGCHENYLMRRATPFADIVRHLTPFFVSRQVVCGAGRVGIGQDSRGEGFQISQRADFFEVEVGLETTLKRPIINTRDEPHADPEKYRRLHVIIGDANMSEISTYLKLGSTALVLAMIEDGFLTTDLSVEAPVAALRAVSHDPTCKYLITLRDGRKMTAVQLQMEYLEQARKYVEDRYGTNADEMTKDVLARWESVLTRLAEDPMQLSGELDWVAKLELLEGYRSRDNLPWSHPRLQLVDLQYSDIRPDRGLYNRLVARGRMQRLVSEEEVQRAIETPPSDTRAYFRGRCLAKYSDSVAAASWDSVIFDIPGRESLQRVPTLEPLRGTKAHVGELLDRCDTAAELVAALTGED is encoded by the coding sequence ATGACCGTAAGGCGAGTGATGGGCATCGAGACCGAGTACGGCATTTCCGTGCCCGGTCAGCCTGGCGCGAACGCGATGGTGACTTCGTCCCAGGTCGTCAACGCCTACCTGGCGGCCTCGGCCGCGCGGGCCCGCCGGGCCCGGTGGGACTTCGAGGAGGAGAACCCGCTGCGGGACGCCCGGGGCTTCGACCTCGCCCGTGAGGTGGCCGATCCCAGCCAGCTCACCGACGAGGACCTGGGCCTGGCGAACGTCATCCTCACCAACGGGGCGAGGCTGTACGTCGACCACGCGCACCCGGAGTACTCCACCCCCGAGTGCACCAACCCGCGGGCGGCGGTGATCTGGGACAAGGCGGGCGAGCGCGTCATGTACGACGCCGCCATGCGGGCCTCGGCCCTGCCGGGCAACGCGCCGATCCAGCTCTACAAGAACAACACCGACAACAAGGGCGCCTCGTACGGCTGTCACGAGAACTACCTGATGCGGCGCGCCACCCCCTTCGCCGACATCGTCCGGCACCTGACCCCGTTCTTCGTCTCCCGCCAGGTGGTGTGCGGGGCCGGCCGGGTCGGGATCGGCCAGGACTCCCGCGGCGAGGGCTTCCAGATCTCCCAGCGCGCCGACTTCTTCGAGGTCGAGGTCGGCCTGGAGACCACGCTGAAGCGGCCGATCATCAACACCCGGGACGAGCCGCACGCCGACCCGGAGAAGTACCGCCGCCTCCACGTGATCATCGGCGACGCCAACATGTCGGAGATCTCCACCTACCTGAAGCTGGGCTCGACCGCCCTCGTGCTGGCGATGATCGAGGACGGCTTCCTCACCACCGACCTGTCGGTGGAGGCCCCGGTGGCGGCGCTGCGCGCGGTCTCCCACGACCCCACCTGCAAGTACCTGATCACGCTGCGCGACGGCCGGAAGATGACCGCGGTGCAGCTGCAGATGGAGTACCTCGAGCAGGCCCGCAAGTACGTCGAGGACCGGTACGGCACGAACGCCGACGAGATGACCAAGGACGTGCTGGCCCGCTGGGAGTCGGTGCTCACCCGGCTCGCCGAGGACCCGATGCAGCTGTCCGGGGAGCTCGACTGGGTGGCGAAGCTGGAGCTGCTCGAGGGCTACCGCTCCCGGGACAACCTGCCCTGGTCCCACCCCCGGCTGCAGCTGGTCGACCTGCAGTACTCCGACATCCGGCCGGACCGCGGGCTGTACAACCGGCTCGTGGCGCGGGGGCGGATGCAGCGGCTGGTGAGCGAGGAGGAGGTGCAGCGGGCGATCGAGACCCCGCCCTCCGACACCCGCGCCTACTTCCGCGGGCGCTGCCTGGCCAAGTACAGCGACTCGGTCGCGGCCGCCTCCTGGGACTCGGTGATCTTCGACATCCCGGGCCGCGAGTCGCTGCAGCGGGTGCCCACCCTGGAGCCGCTGCGCGGCACCAAGGCGCACGTCGGCGAGCTGCTCGACCGCTGCGACACGGCCGCCGAGCTCGTCGCCGCGCTGACCGGCGAGGACTGA
- the prcA gene encoding proteasome subunit alpha, which translates to MSIPFGYVPAEQQMRDKADYARKGIARGRSSVVLQYDNGILLVAHNASRALHKISEIYDRIGFAAVGRYNEFEALRLAGIRYADINGYSYDRADVTGRGLANFYAQQLGMIFTDSIKPFEVEIVVAEVGNTPEEDQIYRLTFDGSVQDEHGAIAMGGQADAVAARLKDHYREGMTLEEALQAALAALTEPGNEPPPTSQLEVAILDRTRPLQRKFLRLTGRRLERLIEAGRKAAEPSGEGGEAATGGPEAQATPPATPPATPPTAPPTAPEGEIDTGSGE; encoded by the coding sequence GTGTCCATCCCGTTTGGATATGTCCCCGCCGAGCAGCAGATGCGGGACAAGGCGGACTACGCGCGCAAGGGCATCGCGCGGGGCCGCAGCTCTGTCGTGCTCCAGTACGACAACGGGATCCTGCTCGTCGCGCACAACGCGTCGCGTGCGCTGCACAAGATCAGCGAGATCTACGACCGCATCGGGTTCGCGGCCGTGGGCCGGTACAACGAGTTCGAGGCGCTGCGGCTCGCCGGCATCCGCTACGCCGACATCAACGGCTACAGCTACGACCGGGCCGACGTGACCGGCCGGGGGCTGGCGAACTTCTACGCCCAGCAGCTCGGCATGATCTTCACCGACTCGATCAAGCCGTTCGAGGTGGAGATCGTGGTCGCCGAGGTGGGGAACACCCCCGAGGAGGACCAGATCTACCGGCTCACCTTCGACGGGTCGGTCCAGGACGAGCACGGCGCCATCGCGATGGGCGGCCAGGCCGACGCGGTCGCCGCACGGCTCAAGGACCACTACCGCGAGGGCATGACGCTGGAGGAGGCCCTGCAGGCCGCGCTCGCCGCGCTCACCGAGCCGGGCAACGAGCCGCCGCCGACCAGCCAGCTCGAGGTGGCGATCCTCGACCGCACCCGCCCGCTGCAGCGCAAGTTCCTGCGGCTCACCGGCCGCCGCCTGGAGCGGCTGATCGAGGCGGGCAGGAAGGCCGCCGAGCCCTCCGGCGAGGGCGGCGAGGCCGCCACGGGCGGCCCGGAGGCCCAGGCCACACCGCCCGCGACGCCGCCGGCCACGCCCCCCACGGCACCCCCGACCGCGCCCGAGGGTGAGATCGATACCGGTTCGGGGGAGTAG
- the pafA gene encoding Pup--protein ligase, which produces MDRRIFGLENEYGVTCVFRGQRRLSPDEVARYLFRRVVSWGRSSNVFLRNGARLYLDVGSHPEYATPECDNVVELVTHDKAGERILEGLLVDAEKRLREEGIAGDIYLFKNNTDSAGNSYGCHENYLVGRHGEFGRLADVLIPFLVTRQIICGAGKVLQTPRGAVYCVSQRAEHIWEGVSSATTRSRPIINTRDEPHADAERFRRLHVIVGDSNMSETTTLLKVGSTDLVLRMVEAGVVMRDLSLENPIRAIREVSHDMTGRRRVRLANGREASSLEIQQEYLSKAKDFVDRRGADPITTRVLDLWERTLRAVETGDLDLVAREIDWVTKYQMIERYRRKYDLPLSSPRVAQLDLAYHDVHRRRGLFYLLQKRGAVERVCSDIKIFEAKSVPPQTTRARLRGEFIRRAQEKRRDFTVDWVHLKLNDQAQRTVLCKDPFRSVDERVEKLIAGM; this is translated from the coding sequence ATGGATCGTCGCATCTTCGGCCTGGAGAACGAGTACGGCGTCACGTGCGTGTTCCGGGGGCAGCGGCGGCTGTCCCCGGACGAGGTGGCCCGCTACCTGTTCCGCAGGGTCGTCTCCTGGGGCCGGTCGAGCAACGTGTTCCTGCGCAACGGCGCCCGTCTCTACCTCGACGTGGGCAGCCACCCCGAGTACGCCACACCCGAGTGTGACAACGTCGTGGAGCTGGTCACGCACGACAAGGCGGGCGAACGCATCCTGGAGGGCCTGCTCGTCGACGCCGAGAAGCGGCTGCGCGAGGAGGGCATCGCCGGGGACATCTACCTGTTCAAGAACAACACCGACTCGGCCGGCAACTCCTACGGCTGCCACGAGAACTACCTGGTCGGGCGGCACGGCGAGTTCGGCCGGCTCGCCGACGTGCTGATCCCGTTCCTGGTGACGCGGCAGATCATCTGCGGGGCGGGCAAGGTGCTCCAGACGCCGCGCGGCGCGGTCTACTGCGTCTCGCAGCGTGCCGAGCACATCTGGGAGGGCGTGTCGTCGGCCACGACACGGTCCCGCCCGATCATCAACACCCGGGACGAGCCGCACGCCGACGCCGAGCGGTTCCGGCGGCTCCACGTCATCGTCGGCGACTCGAACATGAGCGAGACCACCACGCTGCTCAAGGTCGGCTCCACCGACCTGGTGCTGCGCATGGTGGAGGCCGGCGTGGTGATGCGCGATCTCAGCCTGGAGAACCCGATCCGGGCGATCCGCGAGGTCTCCCACGACATGACCGGCCGCCGCCGGGTACGGCTCGCCAACGGGCGTGAGGCGTCCTCCCTGGAGATCCAGCAGGAGTACCTGAGCAAGGCGAAGGACTTCGTGGACCGGCGCGGCGCGGACCCGATCACCACGCGCGTGCTCGACCTGTGGGAGCGCACGCTGCGCGCGGTGGAGACCGGGGACCTCGACCTCGTCGCCCGCGAGATCGACTGGGTCACCAAGTACCAGATGATCGAGCGGTACCGCCGCAAGTACGACCTGCCGCTCTCCTCGCCGCGGGTGGCCCAGCTCGACCTCGCGTACCACGACGTGCACCGCAGGCGCGGGCTGTTCTACCTGCTGCAGAAGCGCGGCGCGGTGGAGCGGGTGTGCTCCGACATCAAGATCTTCGAGGCGAAGTCGGTGCCCCCGCAGACCACCCGGGCGCGGCTGCGCGGCGAGTTCATCCGCCGGGCCCAGGAGAAGCGGCGGGACTTCACCGTCGACTGGGTCCACCTGAAGCTGAACGACCAGGCGCAGCGCACCGTGCTGTGCAAGGACCCGTTCCGCAGCGTGGACGAGCGGGTGGAGAAGCTCATCGCCGGTATGTGA
- a CDS encoding FKBP-type peptidyl-prolyl cis-trans isomerase has product MRRLAVLAAAVPLLFAAACSGGSGGGGDASPNAGVATVSASPSGPPASAEDLKVSGKSGEKPEVTFPKGTPPTTSTAKTVINGDGEAVKAGDNVIVNLTAYTWDGQSNSLVGSTYDEGSPQVLKVGDELPKVISTAFQQAKVGDRFFAVVAADSLSKEQLEQAKAQGTDKMASLYVIDVVARATAKAASGKEVKADVKGITLENPGGDAAPKLSTKTGEKAPAELVAKTVIKGDGPKVKSGQGVLVHYVGKIWGTDKEFDSSWNRGNPVMFQIGTGQVIKGWDQGLVGVPVGSRVLLVIPPKLGYGEQGQGDVIKGTDTLVFVVDVLGAY; this is encoded by the coding sequence ATGCGCCGACTGGCCGTTCTCGCCGCCGCCGTTCCGCTGTTGTTCGCCGCCGCCTGCAGTGGCGGCTCGGGAGGCGGTGGTGACGCGTCCCCGAACGCGGGCGTGGCCACGGTCTCGGCCTCCCCGTCCGGCCCGCCGGCCTCCGCCGAGGACCTGAAGGTCAGCGGCAAGAGCGGCGAGAAGCCGGAGGTGACCTTCCCGAAGGGCACGCCGCCGACCACGTCCACCGCCAAGACGGTGATCAACGGCGACGGCGAGGCCGTCAAGGCCGGCGACAACGTCATCGTGAACCTCACCGCCTACACCTGGGACGGCCAGTCGAACTCGCTGGTCGGCTCCACCTACGACGAGGGCTCGCCGCAGGTGCTCAAGGTCGGCGACGAGCTGCCCAAGGTGATCAGCACCGCGTTCCAGCAGGCGAAGGTCGGCGACCGGTTCTTCGCCGTGGTGGCCGCCGACAGCCTCTCCAAGGAGCAGCTCGAGCAGGCCAAGGCGCAGGGCACCGACAAGATGGCGAGCCTGTACGTCATCGACGTGGTGGCCCGGGCCACGGCGAAGGCCGCCTCCGGCAAGGAGGTCAAGGCCGACGTCAAGGGCATCACCCTGGAGAACCCCGGCGGCGACGCCGCGCCGAAGCTGTCCACCAAGACCGGCGAGAAGGCCCCGGCCGAGCTCGTCGCCAAGACCGTGATCAAGGGCGACGGGCCGAAGGTGAAGTCCGGCCAGGGCGTGCTCGTGCACTACGTCGGCAAGATCTGGGGCACCGACAAGGAGTTCGACAGCAGCTGGAACCGGGGCAACCCGGTGATGTTCCAGATCGGCACCGGCCAGGTCATCAAGGGCTGGGACCAGGGCCTGGTCGGCGTCCCGGTGGGCAGCCGCGTGCTGCTGGTGATCCCGCCCAAGCTCGGGTACGGCGAGCAGGGCCAGGGTGACGTGATCAAGGGCACCGACACCCTCGTCTTCGTCGTGGACGTGCTGGGAGCGTACTGA
- the cbiE gene encoding precorrin-6y C5,15-methyltransferase (decarboxylating) subunit CbiE: MITVIGLDGSEPSRPARDRLAEADLVVGTERRLAAVPVPEKARRVAVKDVAEAVTAVEAALAAARVPAPAHALEAGPGLAAAEQAVWTAPGSVRVALGRTQRVRRPAAQTGQGAQRALPRRADGTGPAVVVLAEGDPGFLGVVRALRDRGHTPEVLPAVSVVARAFARVGIGWDDAIVVSAYGEEGFRRAVNVCRAHRKVAVLTAPGAGPAELARALAPSTPRTFVVCENLGGPDERVSWPRMGEATTRTWGDVDVVLVLDHGWRRQVTGPRWVAGPGPGPEQWALPAGAFETGGGPRLGPEARALVLARLGPRLGDLVWDVGAGGGEIAVECARLGAAVVAVERDRAACERLRRNVVAHGVKVMLSCGDAPAALEPLPDPDAVVVGGGGPAVVAACAARRPRVVVAVLSAADRVPPVAAVLREHGYAAEGVALEARPLALAGGAPGDGTADAGERAGETFLVWGRLPERAG, from the coding sequence ATGATCACGGTTATCGGGCTCGACGGGTCGGAGCCGTCCCGGCCGGCCCGTGACCGCCTGGCCGAGGCCGACCTGGTCGTCGGCACCGAGCGCCGGCTCGCCGCCGTACCGGTGCCGGAAAAGGCCCGGCGGGTGGCGGTCAAGGACGTCGCGGAGGCCGTCACGGCGGTGGAGGCCGCCCTGGCGGCCGCTCGCGTGCCCGCGCCCGCGCACGCCCTCGAGGCCGGGCCGGGGCTCGCCGCGGCCGAGCAGGCGGTGTGGACCGCGCCGGGGAGCGTCCGGGTGGCCCTGGGCCGCACCCAGCGGGTCCGGCGCCCGGCGGCCCAGACCGGACAGGGGGCCCAGCGGGCGCTGCCGCGGCGGGCGGACGGCACCGGGCCCGCCGTCGTGGTGCTCGCCGAGGGCGATCCCGGGTTCCTCGGGGTCGTGCGCGCGCTGCGCGACCGCGGGCACACCCCCGAGGTGCTGCCGGCGGTGTCGGTCGTCGCCCGCGCGTTCGCGCGGGTGGGCATCGGCTGGGACGACGCGATCGTGGTCTCCGCGTACGGGGAGGAGGGGTTCCGGCGGGCGGTGAACGTCTGCCGCGCCCACCGCAAGGTCGCGGTGCTCACCGCGCCCGGGGCGGGACCGGCCGAGCTCGCCCGGGCGCTCGCCCCGTCCACGCCCCGGACCTTCGTGGTGTGCGAGAACCTCGGCGGGCCGGACGAGCGGGTGTCCTGGCCGCGGATGGGTGAGGCGACCACGCGCACCTGGGGCGACGTGGACGTGGTGCTCGTGCTCGACCACGGGTGGCGCAGGCAGGTCACCGGGCCCCGCTGGGTCGCCGGCCCGGGCCCGGGGCCGGAGCAGTGGGCGCTGCCCGCCGGCGCGTTCGAGACCGGCGGCGGCCCGCGGCTCGGCCCGGAGGCGCGCGCGCTCGTGCTCGCCCGGCTCGGCCCGCGCCTGGGCGACCTGGTGTGGGACGTGGGCGCGGGCGGCGGCGAGATCGCGGTGGAGTGCGCCCGGCTCGGGGCCGCCGTGGTGGCGGTGGAGCGGGACCGCGCGGCCTGTGAGCGCCTCCGCCGCAACGTGGTGGCGCACGGGGTGAAGGTGATGCTCTCCTGCGGGGACGCCCCGGCCGCGCTGGAGCCGCTGCCCGACCCGGACGCGGTCGTGGTCGGCGGTGGCGGTCCCGCGGTCGTGGCGGCCTGCGCGGCGCGGCGCCCGCGCGTCGTCGTCGCCGTGCTCTCCGCGGCCGACCGGGTTCCGCCGGTGGCGGCGGTGCTGCGCGAGCACGGCTACGCGGCCGAGGGGGTCGCCCTGGAGGCCCGGCCGCTCGCGCTCGCCGGCGGCGCCCCCGGGGACGGGACGGCGGACGCGGGGGAGCGGGCCGGCGAGACGTTCCTGGTGTGGGGGCGGCTGCCGGAACGGGCCGGGTGA
- a CDS encoding ubiquitin-like protein Pup — protein MATRDTGGQKQTSRREQEVEETQTQEASDVKERHEKLSEDVDAILDEIDEVLEENAEEFVRSYVQKGGQ, from the coding sequence ATGGCAACCAGGGATACCGGCGGTCAGAAGCAGACCAGCCGGCGGGAACAGGAAGTCGAGGAGACCCAGACGCAGGAGGCGTCGGACGTCAAGGAGCGCCACGAGAAGCTCAGCGAGGACGTCGACGCGATCCTCGACGAGATCGACGAGGTCCTGGAGGAGAACGCCGAGGAGTTCGTCCGGTCCTACGTGCAGAAGGGCGGACAGTAG